The Juglans microcarpa x Juglans regia isolate MS1-56 chromosome 2D, Jm3101_v1.0, whole genome shotgun sequence DNA window TTCCTTGGTTgacttgattttcttgcatagAATATAAGACGGATTGTCGAAGTGATGTTTACTCCATGCTTCACTGATTATTTGATGGCTTAAAGGTTCTCGAGTCCAGAATTCTTCAAACTTGAAAGAAGGAGCATGACGAGTATTAGCTGTAGTGTATAACAAGATTGGATGGTGATCTGATGCTGATGATGCAAGATGTTGCAAAGTAGCATCTGAAAACAGTAATCTCCATTCTTGATTTGCAATGGCTCTGTCTAATCTCTCTCGTATGAGCGCTTGACCTTGTCTATTATTTGTCCATGTAAATTTTGGTCCCATATAGCCAATGTCTATAAGGCCATTCCTATTCATAAGAGCTTTTAGACCCTTATTAGGATTATAATAGATAGGTCTTCCTccagatttttcattttgatcaaTGAGATCATTAAAGTCTCCCAAGCAAATCCAATGCCCTGGAAAAGCTTGATATAATGAATCCAAATGGCTCCAAAAACCAGCTTTATTGTTCCATTGGGCCGGCGCATACACATAGGTAATCATCCAAGGTTGATGTGTAGGATCAGAGTAAACTAAAACAGAAAttgcattaatatttatatttacaggTTCTATTTCTACACCCGGTCTCCACAAAAGAAGCAGTCCACATTTTTTACATACTGCTGGATAGTGAACAAAAAGATGGAAACCTAAGCTATTTACAATAGAAATGGTGCGTTCATCCGACACCAAGGTTTCCGACAAAAAGATTACATCCGGGTTATATTTCCTAATATTAGCCCTTAAGTTCCTGATTGCTTCGGGTCGGGCTAATTTCCTGCAATTCCATGCCATTGTCCTCACTTGGTCTGTGGAGGCATTTATAAGCTTGTCTCGCTAGCTGTCTTGGATTTTCCTTTCAGATGGGTTGGTGGTCTACTATAAGGACTGACTTTTGCTTTtcctttagattttttttctttgcctaGAGAACCTGACTGTAATTCCAGAAGAGCAATTGCCATTGAAGTTTCATCAGAGTGTGGCTTTGGATCTGTATGTTCCACTTTTATAAGACGCTGTGACTTTCTTTTTGGAGCTTCAGAAAATTCAACTTGATGCTgtcttttggaagaaatattGACTTGAGAATGACGTTGAGCATTTGTAATACATACAACTGAGTTCTCACTGAGGACATTTTTCGTATAATTTGGATCATCAGATAAGTTTACTGTCTGTTCAATCATCATAGGATTCTTTTCACAGTGAATACTTAAATCTTCTAACAGTTGGGAATTCACTTGATTTGGAAATAATTCCATagcattttcaaatttaagGCAAGATGGAATGTGAGCAGAGAAACTATATGGAGCAGTTGGAGTGGAAGAGCTGTGCACTGGATTAACGTCTGAAGAAGAGTTGAATAGAAGCTCGGGCTTACTTGCGTAGAAGAAGTGCTGAGGCCGATTAAAGGGTATATCCTGTGGGCCCATGAATAAAGGCCTTGACTCTTTCGGTGGATCTGATTTATTTGCGGGCCCCTTTCCCAGACCGAGTCCAATACCAAGACCCATATATTCCTTCGGCTTATTATAATGCTGTAGTGTCGTGTATATCTGCTGCCAATGTGCTCTCCATGTCAGTTGAGAATGAGTTTATGGCTGTGATGGATGGAGCCGAGGCTGCCGAATCTGATTATAGTACCCGAGAGCTATTTTCCTCTGCCACCTGCTCCTTCAAGCTTGAAGACAAAAgagatattttgttttgatttgagGTGAGGTTGCTAGATTTGGCAGATGTCTAAACAGTGAAGAAGTTAATGGTTCTTGGTGAGGAAATTAATGAGCGTTGATCACTGTAGCTGTAAGGATGAACTACATCATTTTCCATGGGTTTTCCGCCCGGTTGAAGAGATTTCGAAGGAGAAAACAATGGTTGCAAACTCAAGCTATTAGATGGAATTTCGTGGACTTGATCTCTGGTAAGTCCATCATGTTCTTTCAAAATAATCCCCTTTTGTTTGCTTGCATTGAGTGTTGTTTTTCCTTTGTTAAGCTTAACCGATGTTGAGAGTTTTTGTAATTCCTCTGTTTCTTCAAATTGCCCATCACCCGTTTGACGAAATGCTTGAGTGTTATCAAGAGTTGTTTGAAATTCTGCTCTTATCCATGGACCATACAGAAGTTTTGTTGGAGGCAAACTTAAGAATCCACAGAAGATTTGTGAGTGACCGAGCCTCCCACATGCATAACAAAAGTCTGAcagtttctcatattttatagcAATCCATATTTCACTATTATCAGTCCTCGGCATCATGAATCCTCGCTGAAGTGGCTTGGTGATGTCTAGCTCAACTTTAATTCTAATAAACTTTCTGAAGGCTAGACCATAAAGAGGATCTTCCTCCACTTTGATTAGATTACCGAGAGCTTTTCCTATTTCCTTGGCATTGTTGAGAGTGATATGATCGAGTGGTAAACCATGAATTTGCACATTGAAAGTGGCTTGGTTTAGACTGATTTCATTGAGTGTACTCCCGGAGACCATGGTTTTAGAATTAGCAAATGCCCTTTAATATTCCATGGGGCTTGATTAAGCACTCTTAGTTTATCATGGGAAGTTCTAAAGGTGAATATAAACTTGTTTATATCCATCTCTTCGATTAGGAAATGTTGGATGAAATTCCAAGAGGCTTTAATGCCGGAAGAGATTGCATATTTATTCAATGGTCTATCGGCTACTAACCTTCCTATCAGGATTTTATCTGATGTAGCTTGTGCTGTTTCTGGATCAGGTTGTAGCTCGAGATCATGCCATAACAAAGCTTTGGTTTGTAGGATCAGCGAGTCGATATCCATTTGATTAAGAAGATGTAGCAGCAACAAGTATTCTGATAGTTGTTATAGAAGATGTAGAAGATGTATTCTGATGTAGCAGCAACAAGTATTTGGTCTCTTATGTGTAATCTGTTTGCATGAAAAGGAGCAACAGTAAGTGCAGAAATGTGATACCACCTCCTAGACCGAGAAGCTCTGACTTCTCTCTAGCCAGTTTTTATCCCTTTTCCTtcagcttatatgtttattggTTTGATAAATTAGAAACATGGAATTTATTTCTTCTGAACCTGCGAAAGGTTAGATTTTCACTCTTTCACAACCTAATCAACAAAATGCTCCAGTTGCCCAAACCCATCTCGAAATCACTTAAATCATTGTCGCTCACCTACTTAGGCCTgttcaaaaaaattaacaacCCGCACCCACCCGataaatccatccgaccccacCCGTTAAATGCGGGTTCAACTGGACAACTGGACAACGGGTTGGAATGTTTAACGGGCGAAACAGCAGCCcgagactctctctctctctccttcctcgTTCACGCCTGCAGAAAccgagtctctctctctctcctcgatcGCGCCTCCAAGCAACCGAGTACTCCAAGCAAACACTTCAGCTGCCTGCAGAAACCCTAGCCAGTGGCGTCCGTTCTCTGTCGCCGTCTCCAAGTACGTTCTCCGTCGCTGTTCGTCATCACCATCGGCCGCAGTTCCAAGATCAAGTCGATTTGCTGAGGTATGTTCCGTTTCTCATGCTCCAAATTTCTCTGTCTTCACCTTTTCTGCCCTTCCAATATCTCGTCGTTGCTGGTCTTCCGTTGTGTTAGTTTTATTTGGGGTTTTGATTCGTTGGACCGTTAGTTTTATTTGGGGTTTGCTTAGTTTATCTGGGTCTGATTCTTTCTTTGTTGAACTCGGTcttgatttctcatttgtttaaaACACTTGATGTGCATAATGTAGAAAAAAACCGCAATGACCATATAGTGATTATGGTCGTTTGAATGAAGCTCTTTTTACTTTATGAAAACAGAGATACGGCAAAATAGGGAAACCCCATGAGCTTTGAAGGTTGGGATTTGGGTGAATCAACCCTAAAATAATTGTTCACCAAAGAACCTGTAAAGTGTTCGTGTTAAATTCCCACAATCCCAAGAACTGCAGTCAGTGAGTTGGAGTTCCTAACttcagtctaattttttttttttctttttgtatgttatttataAGATATGGATTTTCGTCATACAGGCCACTGTGCAGACTGATGTGATTAGAATTGAGACACCTCCaccatgatttttttaattttgtttataatttgattGTAGAGTTGATCCAGTGGCCAACTGAATCATAGCCATGCTTTGTTTGAGCCAAACCGAGATTGTTTGTTTTATGTCTTTTCATCTGTTTCTCTTTAgcatttagaaaaaattgaatcagTAGCAGAAGAAAAAGTACAAGATAGAATGAGGGAAGGTCTACGTGGCAGCCAGCTAAAGTAGTATcataaaaattctgaaaaaaatatcatgtatagcaaaaacttaattagtttatggATCAGTTTGTGActgcagaagagaaaaagaaattaattaattcaccCCAAGATCATGGTTTTGTGGCACACCCTTCCTTCAATACCCTTTTTTGATCTTGAGGTTTAGttgtcaataataatatttatgaagaaaataaatgctTGGTCCCCCTAATTCCtctaagataaaatattttcttctccaatcatgtcattttttttaattaaaggaGACAGCATAATGATCTTTCTTTCTTATCAAAAAAGGATCAACTCCAATTATTTAGCAGTTCAATGTCACTTTAGACTTGCTGACCTAGCTAATTTGTCTTATTAAGCATAGATGGCTTTtgctaatttggttaaacatCAAGACTTTCGACAAGATTCTCAGTGCAAAATGCTTTGATGCGGAGACATTAATTGCTAATGCTAGTAATTAGTTTCTGCCTGCCTTTATGCTTCAAGCATATTCATGTTCTACCTCTATCTCTTTAATAGCTATAGcctatatataagaatattaagGGACTTAATTTTTGGCACAGCTAGCTAGCACAGATCAGTCTCGCATAAATATTCCTTGGATGCTAGAGTTTTGACTGAAAATTAAAGTGGTAATTCGTTGAAGAAAACAGGGTTGCATGtggctttctttctttttccacatTATTTTGCTTAGCAAAGTGGGTTGGCTGTAGTACTAGAATCTTCGTGAGTCGTGACCTCacatctttgttttttctttgccttttaCCTTCTTTTCCCTTTTAACATGTATcattaatatatcatttaataatcttctttttttttttccagagttTGATCCCAAATCAAGctttatttatgttgatgaggAGTGACTCAAAGCTTATGTTTGCACATTCTATATTTGTTGTTAAAGATTCATGTTTGAGGACTTTTCTGGGTTGTACTCCTTTAAATTATGATGTTTGTTGTACTCTTTTAAATTACGATGTTTAATGTACTCTTAAATTACGATGTTTTTTATACTCCTTTATgtagcaaaaaggaaaaaaaaaaatctgttatatCTGGATGCGTTACAAGATTGGGCATCTGTACAAATGGgggttattaaaaaaaaaaaaaaaggattattgTTACCCAACCTGAATGGTCCGGGTTGGGTCGGGTTATATTGTCCTGAACACTGTTGCGGGCTATGAGGGGTCGGGCCAAAATTCTATTGGACAGGCCAATGCACTGGCCTACACCTACTGCTTGATCTAATGTCTCTTTgagaacttattacttattttatttttctttataaatggTAAAGATTTAGGTCATGGCTTTGTGGAAGAGACTGTGGCAGAATGATTTTGGGCCCTTCATTGGGTGCCTTATCCATGCGAGGCTTTACAGATCCAAGGTGGACCTAAGCAAGCTCAGGCCAATGATTCTAAAACGAATCGAGAGCCGGGCCAAGGAATACCCGGTGCGCGGTATGGTGCCGGTCGCCCAGGAGGTCCTTAAGGCTCGATCAGTCCTCTTCCATGGCGTGTCCACTCTTCTCAAAGTCTTTCCCATCATGGCCTGCAAGTAAGTCCAGCACCTTAAAAAGTTAGCCTTTTCCTATAATGAATGTGGGTGTTCCactttatgtatttgattgctATGTATGGTTCCAAATTTCTACTTGTTTCATGATTTACGTGTATGATTTTGTTGATATATATGAGTGGTTAGGTTAACACTCTGGAGTGcttgttttagtgtttttgtGAAGATGTAGTTACTTATGCTATCTGATTTGATGCTACTTCATAGATGAATTGGGTTTTTATGCCCCCTCCCAGCCTCTTGCTACTAATTAGCTGATATTAATCAACAGCTAATAGGGGAGCATTGTGTGTGCAATTTGTCTCTAACATTCAATGGAGGTCTAACATTGTTTTTATATGCTAAATAAGTCGCACACCGCAGGGGACATGAATCCGTGACCCAAACACCAATCCATTATTGTGAGTGAAGATTCCATTCAGTCCAAAAGTCATTGGCATGTTTACTTGAAGGCTAGTTATTTCCAAAAGATAATGCATCTAACTTGGATGTGATTCTTCTCGGTTTTTTGTAAATGTTCTCTTCTTCCAAGAGGAAATTGAGTcctcatttcttgaaaatatacTTTTGCAGGTTCTGTCCGGAAGTATATATTGGTGAGAAAGGTCACTTAATTCAGACTTGCCACGGTTATAAGCGTCGTGCCAAGAATCGTGTTCATGAATGGATCAGGGGTGGTGTGAATGATATACTTGTTCCAGTAGAAACATTCCATCTACAGAACATGTTCCAAGACGTTATTAAACACCACCAGAGGTTTGATTTTGACCGTGTTCCTGCAGTTGTTGAACTGTGCTTGCAGGCTGGAGCTTATCCTAATGATGAAAATCTATACTCCAGCAGTACGATTGAATGTGTACATGCTGGAATTGAAGGAGCGGACTCATTCTCGCCTCATGAACAAATGATGGTTGCCAATAGAACTTTCAAAGCATGGGAGATGCTCAGAAGTGGTGTACTGAAGTTGTTGTTGGTTTATCCGGCAAAAGTCTGTAAATACTGTTCAGAAGTCCATGTTGGACCATCTGGGCACAAGGCTAGGCTCTGTGGAGTATTCAAGTATGAGAGTTGGCGGGGAGGCCACTTTTGGAAGAAGGCAGAAGTAGATGATTTGGTACCTCCTAAGATTGTATGGAGACGGCGGCCTCAGGATCCTCCTGTCCTTCTGGATGCCCATAGAGACTTTTATGGCCATGCACCAGCAGTGGTGGATCTGTGTGCACAGGCTGGCGTTATTTTACCAACCAAGTATAATTGTGCGATGAAAGTGCAAGGTTTATCAGGACCTGTTCAATTCAAAGTTTGAAGCATGATATAAGTTGAATTCTTAGTGGGTTGGCTTCAGCGAACTTGATCTGTACATTGGGTATAGCTCAATCCACCCGGAGAGTGATATTTTGGGTCGCTCATAAAAGGTTTATTGGTATGCACTTTTGCTTCCagcaacaaatttttttagcaTGGCCTATAACCGAACCAGAAATAGAATAATAGTTTTGAATGAACCCATATATGGTTTAATTGTTATGTTTGTACATTTTTCTTGGTATGGATTTGATAATTATCTACTGATTTGCGAACCCCAAGTCCATGTAATGGATGGTCCCCAAACATAGCCACAACAGGACGTAGAGGTCTGCTTACATCCGATGATAGAGAGGCAACCTAAGAGGCCTCGAATGTTGAGAAGAAGAGCTACTGATGAACAACCTAGTGGTTATGAAGTGACCTATGGCAATTGTTAAGGTACATCCCACAATGGTATACATGAATGTCCTGTACCTATAAAATCCTAATGCAAGGGTGTCGCCTAAAAGAACGAAGAGGCCAAAGCAACATTGCATGTGAGTAAACCAACTTCTTCCCAGCCTATGGAGCAAACCCAGGCTTTAGCTACTTCAACACAGTAGCTCAGGCATGTAGTAAGTTTATGATCAATTGCATAACATAGTTCACACATGATGGGATGTCATTTGTGATGTTAATTAGTAACGTTTGCTAAATTGTCTTGCAGAGCGCACCACAACTTATGGAATGCTACCCCATGGGTTAAAGCTAAGGTCAACAAGTGCAATGATTATCTATGAGCAATCTAGTAGTGGGTTTTTTCTAGGAAGgttatttttgaattattggaATAGATTGCAACAAAAGAGTAAGC harbors:
- the LOC121250147 gene encoding APO protein 4, mitochondrial-like, with translation MALWKRLWQNDFGPFIGCLIHARLYRSKVDLSKLRPMILKRIESRAKEYPVRGMVPVAQEVLKARSVLFHGVSTLLKVFPIMACKFCPEVYIGEKGHLIQTCHGYKRRAKNRVHEWIRGGVNDILVPVETFHLQNMFQDVIKHHQRFDFDRVPAVVELCLQAGAYPNDENLYSSSTIECVHAGIEGADSFSPHEQMMVANRTFKAWEMLRSGVLKLLLVYPAKVCKYCSEVHVGPSGHKARLCGVFKYESWRGGHFWKKAEVDDLVPPKIVWRRRPQDPPVLLDAHRDFYGHAPAVVDLCAQAGVILPTKYNCAMKVQGLSGPVQFKV